A portion of the Drosophila sechellia strain sech25 chromosome 2R, ASM438219v1, whole genome shotgun sequence genome contains these proteins:
- the LOC6609902 gene encoding protein 4.1 homolog isoform X1, producing MPAEIKPSAPADPETPTKSKPKTSSSSHGKPALARVTLLDGSLLDVSIDRKAIGRDVINSICAGLNLIEKDYFGLTYETPTDPRTWLDLEKPVSKFFRTDTWPLTFAVKFYPPEPSQLKEDITRYHLCLQVRNDILEGRLPCTFVTHALLGSYLVQSEMGDYDAEEMPTRAYLKDFKIAPNQTAELEDKVMDLHKTHKGQSPAEAELHYLENAKKLAMYGVDLHPAKDSEGVDIMLGVCASGLLVYRDKLRINRFAWPKILKISYKRHHFYIKIRPGEFEQYESTIGFKLANHRAAKKLWKSCVEHHTFFRLMTPEPVSKSKMFPVFGSTYRYKGRTQAESTNTPVDRTPPKFNRTLSGARLTSRSMDALALAEKEKVARKSSTLDHRGDRNAEGDAHSRSPIKNKKEKLMRQSSTGTASASSQSSLEGDYETNLEIEAIEAEPPVQDADKEAKLREKKQKEKEEKERKEREKRELEEKKKAEKAAKAALAAGAAAGAAVNGNDELNDSNKSDKSSGRRGVGIFSSGRKSKSGSPSKDGKDKSGKDKDKEVGRLGLVVTSGLGDNQQDQNLDEAARNAAKNRGSTTPGVTRQYEYAVDNDGNTSPTRKSYTPGGFRYDQDPNSRKSGADGQEQLSPTSQQKKIGLAFNYAPGNENALKETAEKLKAGQLSPRTQDKLNRGQLSPKSRAKLLQDPLLSPTTRAKLQGSAVDAAAVPLSDFQKRSYSPTKGPQGYSSGAPGSYKPISDPTADFLESQRYNKEPGYVGPSKADVAAGLTGAAGAAGSKKPGSPTKTGKGAPGAGAAAAAGAAGAPGAAAAAAKPKKRRVKIMVITSKFDPSTKRIDAENGSIEHSTGILDPATGLIDTKYGVIDPKKGTLEALNTKTGKKEVFQGDVDGKTGNLHLVSGVADPKTGRLDDTLGQIVCITPQDNPVVELTVITSRIDPATGKIDTVNGDVERSLGVLNLDTGLLDTKYGEINTRTGELKAIDPKSGKIVVSKNVKVDPGTGQITILGVVDPKTNKIDPNQGRLIEVGQQIDPIVEVTSLAGKFDSKRNIIDAKTAQVETSGGQFDPKAGKIDTKYGQIDLVKHTITFNDPKSGKTVTRDIKIEPATGQIVLKNQVNPKNNKPDKDYARIISLRIVQQRVDPATKAPITEVSASKDKDIVVDPKSNQIWVPTGATDPATKEQQYISSSVDPKTGYVITIYGYLDPKTNEIKKQTKLDPNTIKIEPTSGKIYTATGEVDQATGEPLYAATQVDPESGEVYTKLARVDPKTGKIVIVRILLISKTDERGRPEEIDPSTCEIDPVSGRVLKFFNKTVYVYNMIDPVTGEIVQVDPNDPRFAGARTTVTHTMTLTGEIDPVTGRIKSEYGDIDPNTGDIDPATAVTDPVTGKLILNYAQIDPSHFGKQAQVQTTTETVPITRQQFFDGVKHISKGALRRDSEGSSDDDMTGQYGTDQVNDVLIGSPAGQSGGKLGKPVSTPTVVKTTTKQVLTKNIDGVTHNVEEEVRNLGTGEVTYSTQEHKADATPTDLSGAYVTATAVTTRTATTHEDLGKNAKTEQLEEKTVATTRTHDPNKQQQRVVTQEVKTTATVTSGDQYQRRDSVSSTSSGDSGTPIDGPYDGASVVRTDNQKSPLFTTSATTGPHVESTRVVLGEDTPGFSGHGEIISTQTVSSKTRTVETITYKTERDGIVETRVEQKITIQSDGDPIDHDKALAEAIQEATAMNPDMTVEKIEIQQQTQ from the exons ATGCCGGCGGAAATTAAACCATCCGCGCCCGCTGACCCGGAAACGCCGACCAAGAGCAAACCCAAGACCAGCTCATCCTCGCACGGAAAGCCTGCCCTTGCACGAGTCACCCTGCTGGATGGATCCCTTCTGGACGTGTCCATTGAT CGCAAAGCCATTGGCCGTGATGTGATCAACTCAATCTGCGCCGGTCTGAACCTCATCGAAAAGGACTACTTCGGCCTGACCTATGAAACGCCCACAGATCCGCGCACCTGGCTGGATCTGGAGAAGCCTGTGTCCAAGTTCTTCCGCACGGACACTTGGCCTCTCACCTTCGCCGTCAAATTCTATCCGCCGGAGCCATCCCAGCTGAAGGAGGACATCACGCGCTACCATTTGTGCCTGCAAGTGCGCAATGACATCCTTGAGGGTCGACTGCCCTGCACATTCGTCACCCACGCTCTGCTCGGATCCTACCTGGTGCAGTCGGAGATGGGGGACTACGATGCCGAGGAAATGCCCACCAGGGCCTACCTAAAGGACTTCAAGATCGCACCAAATCAGACTGCCGAGTTGGAGGATAAGGTCATGGATCTGCACAAGACCCACAA GGGACAATCGCCCGCCGAGGCCGAGCTACACTACCTGGAGAATGCCAAGAAGCTGGCCATGTACGGCGTGGACTTGCATCCCGCCAAGGATTCCGAGGGCGTGGACATCATGCTGGGCGTTTGTGCCTCCGGCTTGCTCGTCTACCGCGATAA ATTGCGCATCAACCGCTTTGCCTGGCCCAAGATCCTGAAGATCTCCTACAAGCGCCACCATTTCTACATCAAGATCCGACCGGGTGAATTCGAGCAATACGAATCCACCATTGGCTTCAAACTGGCGAACCATCGTGCCGCCAAGAAATTGTGGAAGTCCTGCGTGGAGCACCACACCTTCTTCCGCCTGATGACCCCCGAGCCGGTCAGCAAGTCCAAGATGTTCCCGGTCTTCGGGTCCACCTACCGCTACAAGGGTCGCACTCAGGCCGAGAGTACGAACACACCCGTGGATCGTACTCCTCCGAAGTTCAACAGGACTCTGTCCGGAGCTCGTCTCACTTCCAGGAGCATGGATG CTCTGGCCTTGGCCGAAAAGGAGAAGGTGGCTAGGAAGAGCAGCACCCTGGATCATCGGGGAGATCGTAATGCCGAAGGCGATGCCCACAGCCGCAGTCCCATCAAGAACAAGAAGGAGAAG TTGATGCGACAGTCGAGCACCGGCACGGCTTCGGCCTCCTCGCAAAGTTCCCTCGAGGGTGACTACGAGACCAACCTAGAGATTGAGGCCATCGAGGCTGAGCCCCCCGTTCAG GATGCTGATAAGGAGGCTAAGTTGCGTGAGAAGAAGCaaaaggagaaggaggagaaggagcgAAAGGAGCGGGAGAAGCGTGAGTtggaggagaagaagaagGCCGAAAAGGCTGCCAAGGCAGCACTTGCCGCTGGTGCCGCTGCAGGAGCGGCTGTTAATG GCAATGACGAGCTGAATGATTCCAACAAGTCTGACAAGTCCTCAGGCAGACGT GGCGTTGGCATATTCTCTTCGGGTCGCAAGAGCAAGAGCGGTTCCCCATCCAAGGATGGCAAGGATAAGTCCGGAAAGGATAAGGACAAGGAGGTGGGTCGACTTGGTCTGGTCGTTACGTCTGGTCTGGGCGATAATCAGCAGGATCAGAACCTGGACGAGGCGGCTAGGAATGCGGCTAAGAACCGAGGATCCACCACTCCGGGTGTCACTAGGCAGTATGAGTATGCTGTGGATAATGATGGCAATACCAGTCCCACAAGGAAATCATACACCCCTGGTGGCTTCCGCTACGATCAGGATCCCAACTCTAGGAAATCCGGTGCCgatggccaggagcagctgtcTCCTACCTCGCAGCAAAAGAAGATTGGTTTGGCCTTTAACTATGCTCCTGGTAACGAGAACGCCTTGAAGGAAACGGCTGAGAAGCTAAAGGCAGGACAGCTGTCTCCTCGCACCCAGGATAAGCTGAACCGCGGTCAACTTTCGCCCAAATCGCGGGCTAAGCTTCTCCAGGATCCACTCCTCTCTCCCACCACCCGTGCTAAGCTCCAGGGCAGCGCTGTGGATGCGGCTGCTGTTCCTCTAAGTGATTTCCAGAAGCGATCCTACTCGCCCACCAAGGGACCCCAGGGCTACTCCTCTGGAGCTCCAGGAAGCTACAAGCCCATCTCAGATCCCACGGCTGATTTCCTGGAATCCCAGCGCTACAACAAAGAGCCCGGATACGTTGGTCCCTCCAAAGCTGACGTTGCTGCTGGTCTTACTGGTGCTGCAGGTGCTGCTGGCTCTAAGAAGCCTGGTTCTCCCACCAAGACAGGAAAGGGAGCtccaggagctggagctgcggCAGCAGCTGGAGCCGCAGGAGCCCcaggagctgcagcagcggcggccaAGCCGAAAAAGAGGCGTGTCAAGATCATGGTCATCACCTCCAAATTCGATCCCTCCACCAAGCGCATCGATGCGGAGAACGGAAGTATTGAGCACTCCACTGGCATTCTAGATCCCGCCACCGGACTCATTGACACCAAATATGGCGTGATTGATCCCAAGAAGGGAACATTGGAGGCTCTGAATACCAAGACCGGAAAGAAGGAGGTATTCCAGGGCGATGTTGATGGCAAGACGGGCAATCTTCATTTGGTATCCGGTGTGGCGGATCCGAAGACAGGACGCCTTGACGACACCCTTGGTCAGATCGTTTGCATCACACCACAGGATAATCCTGTCGTGGAGCTAACAGTGATCACCAGTCGCATCGACCCTGCAACCGGAAAGATCGACACAGTTAACGGCGATGTTGAGCGTTCCTTGGGCGTCCTGAACTTGGATACCGGATTGCTGGATACCAAGTATGGAGAGATTAACACACGAACCGGCGAACTTAAGGCCATTGATCCCAAGTCAGGCAAGATTGTAGTCAGCAAGAATGTTAAAGTGGACCCGGGCACTGGCCAGATCACCATCCTGGGCGTTGTGGATCCCAAGACGAACAAGATCGATCCGAACCAGGGTCGCCTCATTGAGGTGGGCCAACAGATTGACCCTATTGTGGAGGTCACTTCTTTGGCGGGCAAGTTCGATTCCAAGAGGAACATCATCGATGCCAAGACGGCGCAGGTGGAGACCTCTGGAGGTCAGTTCGACCCGAAGGCCGGCAAGATTGATACCAAATACGGACAGATTGATCTGGTTAAGCATACGATCACGTTCAATGACCCGAAATCAGGAAAGACGGTTACTAGGGACATTAAGATTGAACCAGCCACCGGACAGATTGTCCTGAAGAACCAGGTTAATCCGAAGAACAACAAGCCCGACAAGGATTATGCCAGGATTATCTCTTTGAGGATCGTGCAACAGCGCGTGGATCCGGCCACTAAGGCGCCCATCACTGAAGTCAGTGCCTCCAAGGACAAGGACATCGTGGTGGACCCCAAGTCCAACCAGATTTGGGTGCCTACTGGAGCCACCGATCCTGCCACCAAGGAGCAGCAGTACATCTCCAGCAGCGTGGACCCCAAGACGGGATATGTTATCACCATCTATGGCTACCTGGACCCCAAGACCAACGAGATCAAGAAACAGACCAAGCTCGACCCCAACACAATCAAAATCGAACCCACGTCTGGAAAGATATACACTGCCACCGGGGAGGTGGATCAGGCCACCGGGGAGCCGTTGTACGCGGCCACCCAGGTCGATCCCGAATCCGGCGAGGTTTACACCAAGCTGGCCCGCGTCGATCCCAAGACGGGCAAGATCGTGATCGTGCGCATCCTGCTTATCTCGAAGACCGACGAGCGTGGTCGCCCTGAGGAGATCGATCCCTCCACATGCGAAATCGATCCCGTCTCCGGCCGCGTTCTTAAATTCTTCAATAAGACCGTTTATGTTTACAATATGATTGACCCTGTGACCGGTGAAATTGTTCAGGTGGACCCCAATGACCCGCGTTTCGCTGGCGCCCGCACCACGGTGACCCACACGATGACGCTGACAGGAGAGATTGACCCCGTGACCGGCAGGATTAAGAGCGAGTATGGCGACATTGACCCGAACACGGGAGACATTGATCCCGCCACGGCTGTCACGGATCCCGTGACCGGAAAACTGATCCTCAACTATGCCCAGATCGATCCCTCCCACTTCGGCAAACAGGCGCAGGTGCAAACCACCACGGAAACGGTACCCATCACCCGCCAGCAGTTCTTCGACGGAGTCAAGCACATAAGCAAGGGCGCTCTACGGCGGGATTCCGAGGGCAGCTCCGATGACGACATGACCGGACAGTATGGTACCGACCAGGTCAATGACGTCTTGATCGGCAGTCCGGCGGGACAGTCGGGCGGCAAGCTGGGCAAGCCAGTGAGCACGCCCACGGTGGTGAAGACCACCACCAAACAGGTGCTGACCAAGAACATCGATGGCGTGACCCACAATGTGGAAGAGGAGGTGCGCAACCTGGGCACCGGCGAGGTCACCTACTCCACGCAGGAACACAAG GCTGATGCTACACCCACCGACCTGAGTGGCGCCTATGTCACGGCCACCGCAGTCACGACCCGCACCGCCACCACGCACGAGGATCTGGGCAAGAACGCCAAGACAgagcagctggaggagaagACGGTGGCCACCACCCGCACCCACGATCCcaacaagcagcagcagcgcgtCGTCACCCAGGAGGTGAAGACGACGGCGACGGTCACCAGTGGGGATCAG TATCAGAGGAGGGATAGCGTTTCCTCGACCAGCTCCGGCGATTCGGGCACGCCCATCGACGGACCCTACGATGGTGCCAGTGTGGTGCGCACAGATAACCAG AAATCTCCGCTCTTTACGACCTCCGCCACCACTGGACCCCATGTGGAAAGCACCCGAGTGGTTCTGGGTGAGGACACACCCGGTTTCTCCGGACATGGCGAAATCATCTCCACCCAAACCGTGAGCAGCAAAACCCGCACTGTGGAAACCATTACC TACAAAACCGAACGCGATGGCATTGTGGAGACCCGAGTGGAACAGAAGATAACCATTCAGTCCGATGGAGATCCGATCGATCATGACAAAGCCTTGGCCGAGGCAATACAA GAAGCGACGGCCATGAATCCGGACATGACAGTCGAGAAGATTGAAATTCAGCAGCAAACGCAGTag
- the LOC6609902 gene encoding protein 4.1 homolog isoform X5: MPAEIKPSAPADPETPTKSKPKTSSSSHGKPALARVTLLDGSLLDVSIDRKAIGRDVINSICAGLNLIEKDYFGLTYETPTDPRTWLDLEKPVSKFFRTDTWPLTFAVKFYPPEPSQLKEDITRYHLCLQVRNDILEGRLPCTFVTHALLGSYLVQSEMGDYDAEEMPTRAYLKDFKIAPNQTAELEDKVMDLHKTHKGQSPAEAELHYLENAKKLAMYGVDLHPAKDSEGVDIMLGVCASGLLVYRDKLRINRFAWPKILKISYKRHHFYIKIRPGEFEQYESTIGFKLANHRAAKKLWKSCVEHHTFFRLMTPEPVSKSKMFPVFGSTYRYKGRTQAESTNTPVDRTPPKFNRTLSGARLTSRSMDALALAEKEKVARKSSTLDHRGDRNAEGDAHSRSPIKNKKEKLMRQSSTGTASASSQSSLEGDYETNLEIEAIEAEPPVQDADKEAKLREKKQKEKEEKERKEREKRELEEKKKAEKAAKAALAAGAAAGAAVNGNDELNDSNKSDKSSGRRGVGIFSSGRKSKSGSPSKDGKDKSGKDKDKEVGRLGLVVTSGLGDNQQDQNLDEAARNAAKNRGSTTPGVTRQYEYAVDNDGNTSPTRKSYTPGGFRYDQDPNSRKSGADGQEQLSPTSQQKKIGLAFNYAPGNENALKETAEKLKAGQLSPRTQDKLNRGQLSPKSRAKLLQDPLLSPTTRAKLQGSAVDAAAVPLSDFQKRSYSPTKGPQGYSSGAPGSYKPISDPTADFLESQRYNKEPGYVGPSKADVAAGLTGAAGAAGSKKPGSPTKTGKGAPGAGAAAAAGAAGAPGAAAAAAKPKKRRVKIMVITSKFDPSTKRIDAENGSIEHSTGILDPATGLIDTKYGVIDPKKGTLEALNTKTGKKEVFQGDVDGKTGNLHLVSGVADPKTGRLDDTLGQIVCITPQDNPVVELTVITSRIDPATGKIDTVNGDVERSLGVLNLDTGLLDTKYGEINTRTGELKAIDPKSGKIVVSKNVKVDPGTGQITILGVVDPKTNKIDPNQGRLIEVGQQIDPIVEVTSLAGKFDSKRNIIDAKTAQVETSGGQFDPKAGKIDTKYGQIDLVKHTITFNDPKSGKTVTRDIKIEPATGQIVLKNQVNPKNNKPDKDYARIISLRIVQQRVDPATKAPITEVSASKDKDIVVDPKSNQIWVPTGATDPATKEQQYISSSVDPKTGYVITIYGYLDPKTNEIKKQTKLDPNTIKIEPTSGKIYTATGEVDQATGEPLYAATQVDPESGEVYTKLARVDPKTGKIVIVRILLISKTDERGRPEEIDPSTCEIDPVSGRVLKFFNKTVYVYNMIDPVTGEIVQVDPNDPRFAGARTTVTHTMTLTGEIDPVTGRIKSEYGDIDPNTGDIDPATAVTDPVTGKLILNYAQIDPSHFGKQAQVQTTTETVPITRQQFFDGVKHISKGALRRDSEGSSDDDMTGQYGTDQVNDVLIGSPAGQSGGKLGKPVSTPTVVKTTTKQVLTKNIDGVTHNVEEEVRNLGTGEVTYSTQEHKKSPLFTTSATTGPHVESTRVVLGEDTPGFSGHGEIISTQTVSSKTRTVETITYKTERDGIVETRVEQKITIQSDGDPIDHDKALAEAIQEATAMNPDMTVEKIEIQQQTQ; encoded by the exons ATGCCGGCGGAAATTAAACCATCCGCGCCCGCTGACCCGGAAACGCCGACCAAGAGCAAACCCAAGACCAGCTCATCCTCGCACGGAAAGCCTGCCCTTGCACGAGTCACCCTGCTGGATGGATCCCTTCTGGACGTGTCCATTGAT CGCAAAGCCATTGGCCGTGATGTGATCAACTCAATCTGCGCCGGTCTGAACCTCATCGAAAAGGACTACTTCGGCCTGACCTATGAAACGCCCACAGATCCGCGCACCTGGCTGGATCTGGAGAAGCCTGTGTCCAAGTTCTTCCGCACGGACACTTGGCCTCTCACCTTCGCCGTCAAATTCTATCCGCCGGAGCCATCCCAGCTGAAGGAGGACATCACGCGCTACCATTTGTGCCTGCAAGTGCGCAATGACATCCTTGAGGGTCGACTGCCCTGCACATTCGTCACCCACGCTCTGCTCGGATCCTACCTGGTGCAGTCGGAGATGGGGGACTACGATGCCGAGGAAATGCCCACCAGGGCCTACCTAAAGGACTTCAAGATCGCACCAAATCAGACTGCCGAGTTGGAGGATAAGGTCATGGATCTGCACAAGACCCACAA GGGACAATCGCCCGCCGAGGCCGAGCTACACTACCTGGAGAATGCCAAGAAGCTGGCCATGTACGGCGTGGACTTGCATCCCGCCAAGGATTCCGAGGGCGTGGACATCATGCTGGGCGTTTGTGCCTCCGGCTTGCTCGTCTACCGCGATAA ATTGCGCATCAACCGCTTTGCCTGGCCCAAGATCCTGAAGATCTCCTACAAGCGCCACCATTTCTACATCAAGATCCGACCGGGTGAATTCGAGCAATACGAATCCACCATTGGCTTCAAACTGGCGAACCATCGTGCCGCCAAGAAATTGTGGAAGTCCTGCGTGGAGCACCACACCTTCTTCCGCCTGATGACCCCCGAGCCGGTCAGCAAGTCCAAGATGTTCCCGGTCTTCGGGTCCACCTACCGCTACAAGGGTCGCACTCAGGCCGAGAGTACGAACACACCCGTGGATCGTACTCCTCCGAAGTTCAACAGGACTCTGTCCGGAGCTCGTCTCACTTCCAGGAGCATGGATG CTCTGGCCTTGGCCGAAAAGGAGAAGGTGGCTAGGAAGAGCAGCACCCTGGATCATCGGGGAGATCGTAATGCCGAAGGCGATGCCCACAGCCGCAGTCCCATCAAGAACAAGAAGGAGAAG TTGATGCGACAGTCGAGCACCGGCACGGCTTCGGCCTCCTCGCAAAGTTCCCTCGAGGGTGACTACGAGACCAACCTAGAGATTGAGGCCATCGAGGCTGAGCCCCCCGTTCAG GATGCTGATAAGGAGGCTAAGTTGCGTGAGAAGAAGCaaaaggagaaggaggagaaggagcgAAAGGAGCGGGAGAAGCGTGAGTtggaggagaagaagaagGCCGAAAAGGCTGCCAAGGCAGCACTTGCCGCTGGTGCCGCTGCAGGAGCGGCTGTTAATG GCAATGACGAGCTGAATGATTCCAACAAGTCTGACAAGTCCTCAGGCAGACGT GGCGTTGGCATATTCTCTTCGGGTCGCAAGAGCAAGAGCGGTTCCCCATCCAAGGATGGCAAGGATAAGTCCGGAAAGGATAAGGACAAGGAGGTGGGTCGACTTGGTCTGGTCGTTACGTCTGGTCTGGGCGATAATCAGCAGGATCAGAACCTGGACGAGGCGGCTAGGAATGCGGCTAAGAACCGAGGATCCACCACTCCGGGTGTCACTAGGCAGTATGAGTATGCTGTGGATAATGATGGCAATACCAGTCCCACAAGGAAATCATACACCCCTGGTGGCTTCCGCTACGATCAGGATCCCAACTCTAGGAAATCCGGTGCCgatggccaggagcagctgtcTCCTACCTCGCAGCAAAAGAAGATTGGTTTGGCCTTTAACTATGCTCCTGGTAACGAGAACGCCTTGAAGGAAACGGCTGAGAAGCTAAAGGCAGGACAGCTGTCTCCTCGCACCCAGGATAAGCTGAACCGCGGTCAACTTTCGCCCAAATCGCGGGCTAAGCTTCTCCAGGATCCACTCCTCTCTCCCACCACCCGTGCTAAGCTCCAGGGCAGCGCTGTGGATGCGGCTGCTGTTCCTCTAAGTGATTTCCAGAAGCGATCCTACTCGCCCACCAAGGGACCCCAGGGCTACTCCTCTGGAGCTCCAGGAAGCTACAAGCCCATCTCAGATCCCACGGCTGATTTCCTGGAATCCCAGCGCTACAACAAAGAGCCCGGATACGTTGGTCCCTCCAAAGCTGACGTTGCTGCTGGTCTTACTGGTGCTGCAGGTGCTGCTGGCTCTAAGAAGCCTGGTTCTCCCACCAAGACAGGAAAGGGAGCtccaggagctggagctgcggCAGCAGCTGGAGCCGCAGGAGCCCcaggagctgcagcagcggcggccaAGCCGAAAAAGAGGCGTGTCAAGATCATGGTCATCACCTCCAAATTCGATCCCTCCACCAAGCGCATCGATGCGGAGAACGGAAGTATTGAGCACTCCACTGGCATTCTAGATCCCGCCACCGGACTCATTGACACCAAATATGGCGTGATTGATCCCAAGAAGGGAACATTGGAGGCTCTGAATACCAAGACCGGAAAGAAGGAGGTATTCCAGGGCGATGTTGATGGCAAGACGGGCAATCTTCATTTGGTATCCGGTGTGGCGGATCCGAAGACAGGACGCCTTGACGACACCCTTGGTCAGATCGTTTGCATCACACCACAGGATAATCCTGTCGTGGAGCTAACAGTGATCACCAGTCGCATCGACCCTGCAACCGGAAAGATCGACACAGTTAACGGCGATGTTGAGCGTTCCTTGGGCGTCCTGAACTTGGATACCGGATTGCTGGATACCAAGTATGGAGAGATTAACACACGAACCGGCGAACTTAAGGCCATTGATCCCAAGTCAGGCAAGATTGTAGTCAGCAAGAATGTTAAAGTGGACCCGGGCACTGGCCAGATCACCATCCTGGGCGTTGTGGATCCCAAGACGAACAAGATCGATCCGAACCAGGGTCGCCTCATTGAGGTGGGCCAACAGATTGACCCTATTGTGGAGGTCACTTCTTTGGCGGGCAAGTTCGATTCCAAGAGGAACATCATCGATGCCAAGACGGCGCAGGTGGAGACCTCTGGAGGTCAGTTCGACCCGAAGGCCGGCAAGATTGATACCAAATACGGACAGATTGATCTGGTTAAGCATACGATCACGTTCAATGACCCGAAATCAGGAAAGACGGTTACTAGGGACATTAAGATTGAACCAGCCACCGGACAGATTGTCCTGAAGAACCAGGTTAATCCGAAGAACAACAAGCCCGACAAGGATTATGCCAGGATTATCTCTTTGAGGATCGTGCAACAGCGCGTGGATCCGGCCACTAAGGCGCCCATCACTGAAGTCAGTGCCTCCAAGGACAAGGACATCGTGGTGGACCCCAAGTCCAACCAGATTTGGGTGCCTACTGGAGCCACCGATCCTGCCACCAAGGAGCAGCAGTACATCTCCAGCAGCGTGGACCCCAAGACGGGATATGTTATCACCATCTATGGCTACCTGGACCCCAAGACCAACGAGATCAAGAAACAGACCAAGCTCGACCCCAACACAATCAAAATCGAACCCACGTCTGGAAAGATATACACTGCCACCGGGGAGGTGGATCAGGCCACCGGGGAGCCGTTGTACGCGGCCACCCAGGTCGATCCCGAATCCGGCGAGGTTTACACCAAGCTGGCCCGCGTCGATCCCAAGACGGGCAAGATCGTGATCGTGCGCATCCTGCTTATCTCGAAGACCGACGAGCGTGGTCGCCCTGAGGAGATCGATCCCTCCACATGCGAAATCGATCCCGTCTCCGGCCGCGTTCTTAAATTCTTCAATAAGACCGTTTATGTTTACAATATGATTGACCCTGTGACCGGTGAAATTGTTCAGGTGGACCCCAATGACCCGCGTTTCGCTGGCGCCCGCACCACGGTGACCCACACGATGACGCTGACAGGAGAGATTGACCCCGTGACCGGCAGGATTAAGAGCGAGTATGGCGACATTGACCCGAACACGGGAGACATTGATCCCGCCACGGCTGTCACGGATCCCGTGACCGGAAAACTGATCCTCAACTATGCCCAGATCGATCCCTCCCACTTCGGCAAACAGGCGCAGGTGCAAACCACCACGGAAACGGTACCCATCACCCGCCAGCAGTTCTTCGACGGAGTCAAGCACATAAGCAAGGGCGCTCTACGGCGGGATTCCGAGGGCAGCTCCGATGACGACATGACCGGACAGTATGGTACCGACCAGGTCAATGACGTCTTGATCGGCAGTCCGGCGGGACAGTCGGGCGGCAAGCTGGGCAAGCCAGTGAGCACGCCCACGGTGGTGAAGACCACCACCAAACAGGTGCTGACCAAGAACATCGATGGCGTGACCCACAATGTGGAAGAGGAGGTGCGCAACCTGGGCACCGGCGAGGTCACCTACTCCACGCAGGAACACAAG AAATCTCCGCTCTTTACGACCTCCGCCACCACTGGACCCCATGTGGAAAGCACCCGAGTGGTTCTGGGTGAGGACACACCCGGTTTCTCCGGACATGGCGAAATCATCTCCACCCAAACCGTGAGCAGCAAAACCCGCACTGTGGAAACCATTACC TACAAAACCGAACGCGATGGCATTGTGGAGACCCGAGTGGAACAGAAGATAACCATTCAGTCCGATGGAGATCCGATCGATCATGACAAAGCCTTGGCCGAGGCAATACAA GAAGCGACGGCCATGAATCCGGACATGACAGTCGAGAAGATTGAAATTCAGCAGCAAACGCAGTag